In a genomic window of Littorina saxatilis isolate snail1 linkage group LG6, US_GU_Lsax_2.0, whole genome shotgun sequence:
- the LOC138968210 gene encoding uncharacterized protein — protein sequence MGSDAERIFERFELAPDDAKKFDVVLEKYNQYFLPQKNVIHERATFHKRNQREDESIEEYVRQLYELSENCEFADKENTIRDRLVLGIRDPEVSEKLQLESTLTLPKAVQIARQNELIKSQIQEQRGQGKTSVDSVRGRSRFRSGKFRQHTRGGQNSLTGEQRHMRGSQKVSRGRSFSQFSQHSDGQECGKCGRDHPKDGQCPARGQQCRRCKRKGHFARMCRSVREVETEHEEDEFFVDSVIADNSKPWTTVLKIKDIDVRFKIDTGADLTIINEKTFDRFKNKPKLSATRVQLTSP from the coding sequence ATGGGGTCCGACGCAGAAAGGATTTTCGAGCGTTTCGAATTAGCACCCGATGACGCGAAAAAATTTGATGTGGTGCTAGAGAAATATAACCAATACTTTCTACCACAGAAAAATGTCATCCATGAGAGAGCTACGTTCCACAAACGCAATCAGCGGGAAGATGAAAGCATCGAAGAGTATGTGCGCCAGTTATACGAACTCTCGGAAAACTGTGAGTTTGCCGACAAAGAAAATACGATCAGAGACAGACTAGTGTTGGGCATACGTGATCCGGAGGTATCAGAAAAACTGCAACTCGAAAGCACTTTGACATTACCAAAGGCGGTTCAGATCGCTCGTCAGAATGAACTGATAAAATCGCAGATTCAGGAGCAACGAGGCCAAGGAAAAACGTCTGTTGACTCCGTCAGGGGCAGATCTAGATTTCGGAGTGGAAAGTTCCGACAGCATACGAGGGGTGGTCAAAACAGTTTGACAGGTGAACAAAGACATATGAGGGGCAGTCAAAAAGTTTCAAGAGGTCGCAGTTTTTCACAGTTTTCTCAGCACAGTGATGGTCAAGAGTGTGGGAAATGTGGCAGAGACCATCCTAAAGATGGACAGTGTCCAGCACGCGGACAGCAATGCAGGCGATGTAAGCGCAAAGGACATTTTGCTCGTATGTGCCGCAGCGTTCGTGAGGTTGAGACAGAACATGAAGAGGATGAGTTTTTTGTGGATTCGGTGATTGCTGACAACTCAAAACCTTGGACGACAGTTCTGAAAATCAAAGACATTGATGTCCGGTTCAAGATCGACACAGGAGCAGATCTGACTATCATCAATGAGAAGACTTTTGATCGTTTCAAGAACAAACCAAAGCTGTCAGCTACACGCGTACAGTTGACCTCTCCATGA